In Candidatus Nanopelagicales bacterium, a genomic segment contains:
- a CDS encoding diacylglycerol kinase family protein, translating into MSSRLAAILALAGLLGGLVCMGLAAVQDFPFGLVALGLLVVAVWVAWEGLIRTGTTRYVAWSVAALLVVGAVGSILVNGIHVVGLTGIAVLVAAVVVSKRAFTVHRRLSPAAPPTRAVVVYNVKSGGGKAVSNNLAEEARARGITPREFQPGEDWEQVVRDLVADGADGLMAAGGDGTQALVATIAAEHDLPFACIPAGTRNHFALDLGVDREDVVGALDAFVNGGEKRVDLAEVGGRVFVNNVSLGLYAEAVQREGYREAKIRTILGTVPEVLGPGGDSPQELRWTDQDGEHRSSAAVILVSNNVYRLGRMIGSGTRPTMSAGVLGVAVIGGETDTGRRSLLEQSTAQEFTVDSDGDIPLGVDGEALRMSAPVTFRIRPAALRVRIAPQHPGASPSAAQPTSIGDALRRLARVAGGADPDSLG; encoded by the coding sequence GTGTCCTCTCGTCTCGCGGCGATCCTCGCGCTGGCCGGTCTCCTCGGCGGGCTGGTCTGCATGGGCCTCGCCGCGGTCCAGGACTTCCCGTTCGGTCTGGTGGCCCTCGGCCTTCTCGTCGTGGCTGTCTGGGTGGCCTGGGAAGGGCTGATCCGCACCGGCACCACCCGGTACGTCGCATGGTCGGTCGCCGCGCTCCTCGTGGTGGGCGCCGTCGGCTCGATCCTCGTCAACGGGATCCACGTGGTGGGCCTGACCGGGATTGCTGTCCTCGTCGCCGCGGTCGTCGTCAGCAAGCGCGCCTTCACCGTCCACCGCCGGCTGTCGCCGGCCGCACCGCCCACCAGGGCCGTCGTCGTCTACAACGTGAAGTCCGGCGGCGGCAAGGCGGTGAGCAACAACCTGGCCGAGGAGGCCCGCGCGCGCGGCATCACCCCGCGGGAGTTCCAGCCGGGCGAGGACTGGGAGCAGGTCGTCCGCGACCTGGTGGCCGACGGCGCCGACGGGCTGATGGCGGCGGGTGGCGACGGCACCCAGGCGCTGGTCGCCACCATCGCCGCCGAGCACGACCTGCCGTTCGCCTGCATTCCCGCGGGCACCCGCAACCACTTCGCGCTCGACCTCGGCGTGGACCGGGAGGACGTCGTGGGAGCGCTGGACGCGTTCGTCAACGGCGGGGAGAAGCGGGTCGACCTGGCGGAAGTCGGCGGGCGGGTGTTCGTCAACAACGTCTCCCTCGGCCTGTACGCCGAGGCGGTGCAGCGCGAGGGTTACCGCGAGGCGAAGATCCGCACCATCCTCGGCACCGTCCCCGAGGTCCTCGGGCCCGGCGGCGACAGCCCGCAGGAGCTGCGGTGGACCGACCAGGACGGCGAACACCGCTCGTCGGCGGCCGTGATCCTGGTGTCCAACAACGTGTACCGGCTCGGCCGGATGATCGGGTCGGGCACCCGGCCGACGATGTCCGCCGGCGTCCTCGGGGTGGCGGTGATCGGCGGGGAGACGGACACCGGACGCCGGTCGCTGCTGGAGCAGTCGACCGCGCAGGAGTTCACCGTCGACTCCGACGGCGACATCCCGCTCGGGGTGGACGGCGAGGCGTTGCGGATGTCCGCGCCGGTCACCTTCCGGATCCGTCCGGCCGCGCTGCGGGTGCGGATCGCGCCGCAGCACCCCGGTGCCTCCCCGTCGGCCGCCCAGCCGACGAGCATCGGCGACGCCCTCCGACGGCTGGCCCGGGTCGCCGGCGGCGCCGATCCCGACTCCCTCGGCTAG
- a CDS encoding DinB family protein gives MTDDLAARVDDYEAATRHALEVLGGVAPDDLDRRHPDGWSARQVAHHLADSETQSHTRLRRLLAEPPGSVIQGYDEAAWARSPLLGYADLPVAEPLAVLAAVRASSLALLRRLSPEDLSRYGMHTESGRYTVDDWLRIYAAHPVEHADQAARALRGLA, from the coding sequence ATGACGGACGACCTGGCTGCCCGCGTCGACGACTACGAGGCCGCGACGCGGCACGCGCTGGAGGTGCTCGGAGGAGTCGCACCCGACGACCTGGACCGGCGGCACCCGGACGGCTGGTCGGCCCGGCAGGTCGCGCACCACCTCGCGGACAGCGAGACCCAGTCGCACACGCGGCTGCGCCGCCTGCTGGCCGAGCCGCCGGGGTCGGTCATCCAGGGGTACGACGAGGCCGCGTGGGCGCGCAGCCCGCTGCTCGGGTACGCGGACCTGCCGGTGGCGGAGCCGCTCGCGGTGCTCGCGGCCGTCCGGGCGTCGTCGCTGGCGCTGCTGCGCCGGTTGTCCCCGGAGGACCTGTCCCGGTACGGGATGCACACGGAGTCCGGTCGCTACACGGTCGACGACTGGCTGCGCATCTACGCCGCGCACCCGGTCGAGCACGCCGACCAGGCCGCCCGGGCGCTGCGCGGGCTGGCCTGA
- a CDS encoding thiolase family protein: MTTAPSAYVYAATRTPFGRLGGALAGVRPDDLAATALTGVLATAPDLDPADIGDVVWGNANGAGEDNRNVGRMAVLLAGLPVSVPATTVNRLCGSSLDAAMTASRLLESGDAEIAVAGGVESMTRAPWVLPKPARGFPAGDVTAVSTTLGWRLVNQRMPKEWTVSLGEANEQLAESLAIPRERQDRVAAESHRRAAQAWAEGRYDDLVVPVPGVELARDETIRDDSTTEALAALRPVFRADGTITAGNASPLNDGASAVLLGTGSAAGRLGLAPLARIAGRGVAAVAPQQFGIAPVEAAERALARAGIRWADVSAVELNEAFAVQVIACLDAWPIDPDIVNAWGGAIAIGHPLGASGGRILGTLAHRLRDSGGRWGVAAICIGVGQGLAVVLENEAADRA, from the coding sequence GTGACCACCGCGCCCTCCGCGTACGTCTATGCCGCCACGCGCACCCCCTTCGGACGGCTCGGCGGCGCCCTGGCGGGGGTACGCCCGGACGACCTGGCCGCGACCGCGCTGACCGGTGTCCTGGCCACGGCACCCGACCTCGACCCGGCGGACATCGGGGACGTGGTGTGGGGCAACGCGAACGGGGCGGGTGAGGACAACCGCAACGTGGGCCGGATGGCGGTGCTGCTCGCCGGCCTGCCGGTGTCGGTGCCGGCGACGACCGTGAACCGGCTGTGCGGCTCGTCCCTGGACGCCGCCATGACCGCGTCCCGCCTGCTCGAGTCGGGGGACGCGGAGATCGCCGTCGCCGGCGGGGTGGAGTCGATGACCCGGGCCCCCTGGGTGCTGCCGAAGCCCGCCCGGGGGTTCCCGGCGGGGGATGTGACCGCGGTGTCGACGACGCTCGGCTGGCGCCTGGTCAACCAGCGGATGCCGAAGGAGTGGACGGTCTCGCTGGGCGAGGCCAACGAGCAGCTGGCCGAGAGCCTGGCGATCCCTCGGGAGCGCCAGGACCGGGTGGCCGCCGAGTCCCATCGGCGTGCCGCGCAGGCCTGGGCCGAGGGCCGGTACGACGACCTCGTCGTCCCCGTGCCCGGCGTGGAGCTGGCACGCGACGAGACCATCCGCGACGACAGCACGACGGAGGCCCTGGCCGCGCTGCGGCCCGTCTTCCGCGCCGACGGGACCATCACGGCCGGCAACGCCTCGCCGCTCAACGACGGGGCCTCGGCGGTACTGCTCGGCACCGGGTCCGCGGCCGGGCGCCTCGGGCTGGCCCCGCTGGCACGGATCGCCGGGCGCGGCGTCGCGGCCGTGGCGCCGCAGCAGTTCGGCATCGCGCCGGTCGAGGCGGCCGAGCGGGCCCTCGCCCGAGCCGGCATCCGCTGGGCGGACGTGTCCGCGGTGGAGCTGAACGAGGCGTTCGCCGTCCAGGTGATCGCCTGCCTCGACGCCTGGCCGATCGACCCGGACATCGTCAACGCGTGGGGCGGCGCCATCGCCATCGGCCACCCCCTGGGCGCCTCCGGCGGTCGCATCCTGGGGACGCTCGCGCACCGCCTGCGGGACTCCGGCGGCCGCTGGGGCGTGGCAGCCATCTGCATCGGCGTCGGCCAGGGGCTCGCGGTCGTGCTCGAGAACGAGGCGGCGGATCGCGCGTGA
- a CDS encoding cytochrome b N-terminal domain-containing protein gives MTTTDPRPRAADAAPDDAPPTPTWTGRVRRRWMATLPPDRLLPDRQPSYVASWIYVFGVATIAALLVILVSGLVLAFAGPAWYHTSSLGLFTNSVHFWSVQLFFAFMVVHLWGKFWMAAWRGRRALTWITGVVAFLVSIATAFTGYLIQTNFDSQWISFEGKDGLNAVGIGAFFNVTNLGQMLLIHACLLPFVVGAIAVWHVLLVRRRGVVPPLEAVPPRSGTDGPSDREEVA, from the coding sequence ATGACCACCACCGACCCCCGCCCGCGCGCCGCGGACGCCGCCCCCGACGACGCCCCGCCGACCCCGACGTGGACCGGCCGGGTGCGTCGGAGGTGGATGGCGACGCTGCCCCCCGACCGGCTGCTGCCGGACCGCCAGCCGTCCTACGTCGCCTCGTGGATCTACGTCTTCGGCGTCGCCACGATCGCGGCGCTCCTGGTGATCCTGGTGTCCGGGCTCGTGCTGGCCTTCGCCGGTCCGGCCTGGTACCACACGTCGTCCCTCGGGCTGTTCACCAACAGCGTGCACTTCTGGAGCGTGCAGCTGTTCTTCGCCTTCATGGTCGTCCACCTCTGGGGCAAGTTCTGGATGGCCGCATGGCGCGGGCGTCGCGCGCTGACCTGGATCACCGGTGTCGTGGCGTTCCTCGTGTCGATCGCGACCGCCTTCACCGGCTATCTCATCCAGACCAACTTCGACTCCCAGTGGATCTCCTTCGAGGGCAAGGACGGTCTGAACGCCGTCGGGATCGGGGCGTTCTTCAACGTCACCAACCTCGGCCAGATGCTGCTGATCCATGCCTGCCTGCTGCCGTTCGTCGTCGGGGCGATCGCGGTGTGGCACGTCCTGCTGGTCCGACGTCGCGGCGTGGTCCCTCCCCTCGAGGCGGTCCCCCCACGTAGCGGCACCGACGGACCGAGTGACCGGGAGGAGGTGGCATGA
- a CDS encoding 2Fe-2S iron-sulfur cluster-binding protein gives MPQLRVVPEDVTVEMLDGETVLECLYRHGYAYRVGCRRGGCGVCKVDLLEGAVDYSRPVADKVLPAEERAAGTCLSCRAVALGDLTISLREDVLRQVNPLMALFASARGDSNQAVGGRQ, from the coding sequence ATGCCCCAGCTGCGGGTGGTCCCGGAGGACGTCACCGTCGAGATGCTCGACGGCGAGACGGTCCTCGAGTGCCTCTACCGCCACGGCTACGCGTACCGGGTCGGCTGCCGCCGCGGCGGCTGCGGCGTCTGCAAGGTGGACCTCCTCGAGGGTGCGGTCGACTACTCGCGCCCCGTCGCGGACAAGGTCCTGCCCGCCGAGGAGCGCGCGGCCGGCACCTGCCTGTCCTGCCGTGCGGTGGCGCTCGGCGACCTGACGATCTCGCTGCGGGAGGACGTCCTGCGGCAGGTCAACCCCCTGATGGCCCTGTTCGCGAGTGCGCGCGGGGACTCGAACCAGGCCGTCGGAGGACGGCAGTAA
- a CDS encoding 3-oxoacid CoA-transferase subunit B, translated as MTPPTVENVDRGPLSRDEIAARIARDIPPGSYVNLGIGQPTLVADHLDPDAGVVLHTENGMLGMGPAAADHQIDPDLVNAGKQPVTELAGASYFHHADSFAMMRGGHLDVCVLGAYQVSATGDLANWHTGDPDDIPAVGGAMDLAIGARQVFVMMTLFTKDGRPKLVRECTYPLTGVRCVHRLYTDLAVFELGPAGAGVVETFGISYRDLAQRLDIPLRRSAEPTSA; from the coding sequence ATGACGCCACCGACGGTCGAGAACGTCGACCGGGGCCCGCTGAGCCGCGACGAGATCGCCGCCCGCATCGCCCGCGACATCCCGCCCGGGTCGTACGTGAACCTCGGCATCGGGCAGCCCACCCTGGTCGCCGACCACCTCGACCCGGACGCCGGAGTGGTCCTGCACACCGAGAACGGCATGCTCGGGATGGGCCCTGCCGCAGCGGATCACCAGATCGACCCGGACCTGGTCAACGCCGGCAAGCAGCCGGTGACCGAGCTCGCCGGGGCCTCGTACTTCCACCACGCCGACTCGTTCGCGATGATGCGCGGCGGCCACCTCGACGTATGCGTCCTCGGTGCCTACCAGGTCTCCGCGACGGGTGATCTGGCGAACTGGCACACCGGGGACCCCGACGACATACCCGCGGTCGGAGGTGCCATGGACCTCGCCATCGGGGCCCGTCAGGTGTTCGTGATGATGACGCTGTTCACGAAGGACGGGCGCCCGAAGCTGGTGCGCGAGTGCACCTATCCGCTGACCGGGGTCCGCTGCGTCCACCGGCTGTATACCGACCTGGCCGTCTTCGAGCTGGGGCCGGCCGGGGCGGGGGTGGTCGAAACGTTCGGCATCTCGTACCGCGACCTGGCCCAGCGGCTCGACATCCCGCTTCGACGGTCGGCCGAGCCGACGTCTGCCTAG
- a CDS encoding catechol 2,3-dioxygenase, translating to MGVMRMGYMHVRVTDLAEAKEHYANTVGLYPTLEQDGRVYFKGWDEWDHHSVVIEEGGVGYVKCGFKCETPDDIADIERRTLAYGYPVERMTAGENPEVGDGIRVTLPSGHQIEFYSHMTPWGLEVGTHNPDAFPRHMVGIGAPRLDHALLWVNDPEGIERFFIDCVGMYPTERVRTSLDDDAHTIATWLTVGESNHDIALLEAPENKIHHFAFEMRGWDDILKAADIFAMDGTPIDIGPTRHGITRGTTIYFFDPSGNRNETFAGGYRCFRDRPVVTWTPDQLGKAIFYHARELNERFLTVAT from the coding sequence ATGGGCGTCATGCGAATGGGCTACATGCACGTGCGGGTGACCGACCTGGCCGAGGCCAAGGAGCACTACGCGAACACGGTCGGCCTGTACCCGACCTTGGAGCAGGACGGCCGCGTCTACTTCAAGGGCTGGGACGAGTGGGACCACCACTCGGTCGTGATCGAGGAGGGCGGGGTCGGCTACGTCAAGTGCGGCTTCAAGTGCGAGACGCCGGACGACATCGCCGACATCGAGCGCCGGACCCTCGCGTACGGCTACCCGGTCGAGCGGATGACGGCGGGGGAGAACCCCGAGGTCGGTGACGGCATCCGGGTGACGCTGCCCAGTGGGCACCAGATCGAGTTCTACAGCCACATGACCCCGTGGGGCCTCGAGGTGGGCACCCACAACCCCGACGCGTTCCCCCGCCACATGGTCGGCATCGGCGCACCTCGCCTGGATCACGCGCTGCTGTGGGTCAACGACCCCGAGGGCATCGAGCGCTTCTTCATCGACTGCGTCGGGATGTACCCCACCGAGCGGGTCCGCACCAGCCTGGACGACGACGCGCACACGATCGCCACGTGGCTGACGGTCGGCGAGTCCAACCACGACATCGCCCTGCTCGAGGCGCCGGAGAACAAGATCCACCACTTCGCGTTCGAGATGCGGGGGTGGGACGACATCCTCAAGGCCGCCGACATCTTCGCCATGGACGGCACCCCGATCGACATCGGTCCGACGCGGCACGGGATCACGCGGGGCACGACGATCTACTTCTTCGATCCCTCCGGGAACCGGAACGAGACGTTCGCGGGCGGGTACCGCTGCTTCCGCGACCGCCCGGTCGTCACCTGGACGCCGGACCAGCTGGGGAAGGCGATCTTCTACCACGCCCGCGAGCTGAACGAGCGGTTCCTCACCGTCGCTACCTGA
- a CDS encoding sulfite exporter TauE/SafE family protein: MDLATVSAAGWVALALGAVLVGFSKTAVAGVGLLAVATYATVLPARESTGVLLLLLLVGDLVAIRAYRRHVDWAILIRLIPSVAVGIVVGVVFVGRVDDTLMRRTIGGVLLLLVAVHLVRKWLARRRTRREAASAGAGGPAPEEEPVEPGAPRRVVTAGAGVLAGFTSMVANAGGGVMTVYLLGAGLRVMAFLGTVAWFFFVVNLTKVPFSIALGLISSQTLVLLVLMAPAVLVGAFVGRRVVRHLDATTFEWLVLGFTVLAALNLLR, encoded by the coding sequence ATGGACCTGGCCACGGTGTCGGCGGCCGGCTGGGTCGCGCTGGCCCTGGGTGCGGTGCTGGTCGGGTTCTCCAAGACCGCGGTCGCCGGCGTCGGACTGCTGGCCGTGGCCACGTACGCCACCGTCCTGCCGGCCCGCGAGTCGACCGGCGTCCTGCTGCTCCTGCTCCTGGTGGGCGACCTGGTGGCGATCCGGGCGTACCGACGGCACGTCGACTGGGCCATCCTGATCCGGCTGATCCCCTCCGTCGCGGTGGGGATCGTCGTCGGGGTCGTGTTCGTCGGCCGGGTCGACGACACGCTGATGCGACGCACCATCGGCGGGGTGCTCCTGCTGCTCGTCGCCGTGCACCTGGTGCGCAAGTGGCTGGCCCGGCGCCGGACCCGTCGGGAGGCCGCGTCGGCGGGCGCAGGAGGGCCGGCGCCCGAGGAGGAGCCGGTCGAGCCCGGCGCGCCCCGCCGCGTCGTCACGGCCGGCGCGGGTGTCCTGGCCGGCTTCACCAGCATGGTGGCCAACGCCGGCGGCGGCGTGATGACCGTGTACCTGCTCGGCGCCGGGCTGCGCGTGATGGCGTTCCTCGGCACGGTGGCCTGGTTCTTCTTCGTCGTGAACCTCACCAAGGTGCCGTTCAGCATCGCGCTGGGCCTCATCTCGTCCCAGACCCTGGTCCTGCTCGTGCTGATGGCCCCCGCCGTCCTAGTGGGCGCCTTCGTCGGCCGGCGGGTGGTCCGCCACCTCGACGCGACGACGTTCGAATGGCTGGTCCTCGGCTTCACCGTCCTGGCCGCCCTCAACCTGCTCCGATGA
- a CDS encoding peroxiredoxin produces the protein MGLRLGDIVPNFTAETTDGEIDFHQWKDGSWAVLFSHPADYTPVCTTELGRTAALKSEFDARGVKAIAVSVDPIEDHRGWAPDIGEVGGTDLNFPIIADPDRVVSSLYDMIHPEEGDTDTVRSVFIIDPANKVRLTLTYPKSVGRNFDEIVRVIDALQLTDRFPISTPVDWTPGDRVIVSPKMSTDEARETFGEVEEIKSYLRWTAQPE, from the coding sequence ATGGGCCTGCGCCTCGGGGACATCGTCCCCAACTTCACCGCCGAGACGACCGACGGCGAGATCGACTTCCACCAGTGGAAGGACGGCTCCTGGGCCGTCCTGTTCAGCCATCCCGCGGACTACACGCCGGTGTGCACCACCGAGCTGGGCCGGACCGCGGCGCTCAAGAGCGAGTTCGACGCCCGCGGGGTCAAGGCGATCGCGGTCTCGGTCGACCCGATCGAGGACCACCGCGGCTGGGCTCCCGACATCGGCGAGGTCGGCGGAACCGACCTGAACTTCCCGATCATCGCCGACCCCGACCGGGTCGTCTCGAGCCTCTACGACATGATCCACCCGGAGGAGGGCGACACCGACACGGTGCGCTCGGTCTTCATCATCGACCCGGCGAACAAGGTCCGGCTCACGCTGACCTACCCCAAGTCGGTCGGGCGCAACTTCGACGAGATCGTCCGCGTCATCGACGCCCTCCAGCTCACCGACCGGTTCCCGATCTCGACGCCGGTGGACTGGACCCCCGGTGATCGCGTGATCGTCTCGCCGAAGATGTCGACCGACGAGGCCCGCGAGACCTTCGGCGAGGTCGAGGAGATCAAGTCCTACCTGCGCTGGACGGCACAGCCGGAGTGA
- a CDS encoding methyltransferase domain-containing protein: MAEDVDRTQGQTARASYDRMSKVYGWLSDSSERRFVEDAIDGLLKPQPGEHILEPGFGAGQVLVALAELVGPSGRVYGIDISDGMVAEATKRAEKHGVADLVDIRQGDAAAMPYADASFDAVFMSFALELFGDEEIPRVLGEVHRVLKPGGRLCVACMSSHGGSTGMERLYAWAHDRFPSFVDCRPIDASGWLSRNGFTVVEQRPLTMWGLAVDLVLARPASA; this comes from the coding sequence ATGGCCGAGGACGTCGACCGGACCCAGGGGCAGACCGCCCGGGCCAGCTACGACCGGATGAGCAAGGTCTACGGCTGGCTGTCCGACAGCAGCGAGCGACGGTTCGTCGAGGACGCGATCGACGGTCTGCTGAAGCCGCAGCCGGGCGAGCACATCCTGGAGCCGGGGTTCGGGGCCGGCCAGGTCCTGGTCGCGCTGGCCGAGCTGGTCGGACCATCCGGCCGGGTGTACGGGATCGACATCTCCGACGGCATGGTGGCCGAGGCGACGAAGCGGGCCGAGAAGCACGGCGTCGCGGACCTGGTCGACATCCGCCAGGGCGATGCGGCCGCGATGCCGTACGCCGACGCGTCGTTCGACGCGGTGTTCATGAGCTTCGCCCTGGAGCTGTTCGGCGACGAGGAGATCCCCCGGGTGCTCGGGGAGGTTCACCGGGTGCTGAAGCCCGGCGGTCGGCTGTGCGTGGCCTGCATGTCCAGCCACGGCGGCAGCACGGGGATGGAGCGGCTGTACGCCTGGGCGCACGACCGGTTCCCGTCGTTCGTGGACTGCCGGCCGATCGATGCCTCGGGGTGGCTGAGCCGCAACGGCTTCACGGTGGTCGAGCAGCGCCCGCTCACCATGTGGGGACTGGCCGTCGACCTCGTCCTGGCCCGCCCTGCATCCGCGTGA
- a CDS encoding SDR family oxidoreductase: MPTLLMTGFPGFLGSALLPRLLARREGVDAVCVVQDRYLPAAEQRLREIEAEHPHVRGRVALLVGDITVPGLGLGSDGEELAADVTEVWHLAAVYDLSVPAEIAQRVNVDGTAVVLDYCATCPGLERLQYVSTCYVSGRYEGEFGEDDLAEGQEFLNHYESTKYEAEVLVRAAMAEGLPATVYRPGIVVGDSETGETQKYDGPYFLAAFLRRQKGPVALVPAVGGIDEVRVSVVPRDFVIRAMDELSVLDRSLGRTYALTDPNPPTVRHLVDTFARHLGKRVVWAPLPLGLTRTVVDSVPGLEWLLGIPAESLDYFASPTTYGTEHTTADLEGTGLSCPPFESYAGTLLDFMIEHPEIDSAAMA, from the coding sequence GTGCCCACGCTGCTGATGACGGGGTTCCCCGGGTTCCTCGGCTCCGCCCTGCTGCCGCGCCTGCTGGCCCGGCGCGAGGGCGTGGACGCGGTCTGCGTCGTGCAGGACCGCTACCTCCCCGCGGCCGAGCAGCGGCTGCGGGAGATCGAGGCGGAGCACCCGCACGTGCGCGGCCGGGTGGCGCTGCTGGTCGGGGACATCACCGTCCCGGGCCTGGGCCTGGGCAGCGACGGCGAGGAGCTCGCGGCCGACGTCACCGAGGTGTGGCACCTCGCCGCGGTCTACGACCTGTCCGTCCCCGCGGAGATCGCGCAGCGGGTCAACGTCGACGGCACCGCCGTGGTCCTGGACTACTGCGCCACCTGCCCGGGGCTGGAGCGGCTGCAGTACGTGAGCACCTGCTACGTCAGCGGCCGCTACGAGGGCGAGTTCGGCGAGGACGACCTGGCGGAGGGGCAGGAGTTCCTCAACCACTACGAGTCGACCAAGTACGAGGCCGAGGTGCTGGTGCGGGCCGCGATGGCGGAGGGCTTGCCCGCCACGGTCTACCGCCCCGGCATCGTGGTCGGCGACTCCGAGACCGGGGAGACGCAGAAGTACGACGGCCCGTACTTCCTGGCGGCGTTCCTGCGCCGGCAGAAGGGCCCGGTGGCGCTGGTGCCGGCGGTGGGCGGCATCGACGAGGTGCGGGTGTCGGTGGTCCCGCGCGACTTCGTCATCCGGGCGATGGACGAGTTGTCGGTCCTGGACCGCTCGCTGGGCCGCACCTACGCGCTGACCGACCCCAACCCGCCGACCGTGCGCCACCTCGTCGACACGTTCGCGCGCCACCTGGGGAAGCGGGTCGTGTGGGCGCCGCTGCCACTGGGACTGACCCGGACCGTGGTCGACTCGGTCCCCGGCCTGGAGTGGCTGCTGGGGATCCCCGCGGAGTCGCTGGACTACTTCGCCTCCCCCACGACGTACGGCACCGAGCACACCACCGCGGACCTCGAGGGCACCGGCCTGAGCTGCCCGCCGTTCGAGTCGTACGCGGGGACGCTGCTGGACTTCATGATCGAGCACCCGGAGATCGACTCGGCCGCCATGGCCTAG
- a CDS encoding 3-oxoacid CoA-transferase subunit A has translation MTTRVCDTVDEAVAGVEDGATVLIGGFGAAGMPFELIDALVRQGATDLTVVSNNAGNADTGIAVLLARGRVRKVVCSFPRQHDSWVFDDLYRAGRIELELVPQGTLAERLRAAGAGIGAFFCPTGVGTPLAEGKESRVIDGRGYVLEYPLRGDVALIKAHTADRAGNLVYRKTARNFGPVMATAATTSVAQVNRVVDAGAIDSETVVTPGIFVDRVVVVPDHGGARA, from the coding sequence GTGACGACACGGGTGTGCGACACCGTGGACGAGGCGGTCGCCGGCGTCGAGGACGGCGCGACCGTGCTCATCGGCGGCTTCGGAGCGGCCGGGATGCCGTTCGAGCTGATCGACGCGCTCGTCCGGCAGGGGGCGACGGACCTCACGGTGGTGTCGAACAACGCCGGGAACGCCGACACCGGGATCGCGGTGCTGCTCGCCCGCGGCCGGGTGCGCAAGGTGGTGTGCTCGTTCCCGCGCCAGCACGACTCGTGGGTGTTCGACGACCTCTACCGGGCCGGGCGGATCGAGCTCGAGCTCGTCCCCCAGGGCACCCTCGCCGAGCGACTGCGGGCCGCCGGTGCGGGCATCGGCGCCTTCTTCTGCCCCACCGGTGTGGGCACCCCGCTGGCGGAGGGCAAGGAGTCCCGCGTGATCGACGGGCGCGGCTACGTCCTGGAGTACCCGCTCCGGGGGGACGTGGCCCTGATCAAGGCGCACACCGCCGACCGGGCCGGGAACCTGGTGTACCGCAAGACCGCCCGCAACTTCGGGCCGGTGATGGCCACCGCCGCCACCACCTCGGTCGCGCAGGTCAACCGGGTGGTCGACGCCGGTGCGATCGATTCCGAGACCGTGGTGACCCCGGGCATCTTCGTCGACCGCGTCGTCGTGGTCCCCGACCACGGTGGGGCACGGGCATGA